A single window of Cheilinus undulatus linkage group 12, ASM1832078v1, whole genome shotgun sequence DNA harbors:
- the casr gene encoding extracellular calcium-sensing receptor yields the protein MKLVLYYLTLLGSSYVTSTYGPHQRAQMTGDILLGGLFPIHFGVASKDQDLAARPESTQCVRFNFRGFRWLQAMIFAIDEINNSSTLLPNITLGYRIFDTCNTVSKALEATLSFVAQNKIDSLNLDEFCNCTDHIPATIAVVGAAGSAVSTAVANLLGLFYIPQISYASSSRLLSNKNQYKSFMRTIPTDEFQATAMADIIEYFQWNWVIAVASDDDYGRPGIEKFEKEMEERDICIHLNELISQYFEEHEIQAMADRIENSSAKVIVVFASGPDIEPLIKEMVKRNITDRIWLASEAWASSSLIARPEYLDVVAGTIGFALKAGHIPGFRDFLQQVQPKKDSHNEFVREFWEETFNCYLEDSPRLQESENGSTTFRPLCTGEEDITSVETPYLDHTHLRISYNVYVAVYSIAQALQDILTCTPGHGLFANNSCADIKKMEAWQVLKQLRHLNYTNSMGEKINFGENADLAANYTLINWHRSTEDGSVVFEEVGYYNIHTKRGAKLFIDKTKILWNGYSSEVPFSNCSEDCEPGTRKGIIDSMPTCCFECTECSDGEYSNHKDASVCNKCPNNSWSNGNHTFCFLKEIEFLSWTEPFGIALAICAVVGVVLTAFVMGVFVKFRNTPIVKATNRELSYVLLFSLICCFSSSLIFIGEPQDWTCRLRQPAFGISFVLCISCILVKTNRVLLVFEAKIPTSLHRKWWGLNLQFLLVFLCTFVQVMICVVWLYNAPPSSYKNHDIDEIIFITCNEGSVMALGFLIGYTCLLAAICFFFAFKSRKLPENFTEAKFITFSMLIFFIVWISFIPAYFSTYGKFVSAVEVIAILASSFGMLACIFFNKVYIILFKPCRNTIEEVRCSTAAHAFKVAAKATLKHNSAARKKSSSIGGSSTSSPSSSISLKTNGNDCDPGKHKPRVSFGSGTVTLSLSFEESRRSSLM from the exons atgaaacTAGTTCTGTACTATCTGACACTGCTGGGGTCCAGTTATGTGACTTCAACCTATGGACCCCACCAGAGAGCTCAGATGACTGGTGATATTCTGCTTGGAGGTCTTTTCCCCATACACTTTGGTGTTGCATCCAAAGACCAGGACCTCGCAGCCCGACCTGAATCGACACAGTGTGTCAG GTTCAACTTTCGTGGTTTCCGTTGGCTCCAGGCCATGATTTTTGCCATTGATGaaataaacaacagcagcactCTCCTTCCCAACATCACTCTGGGCTACAGGATCTTCGACACGTGCAACACAGTGTCCAAAGCCTTGGAAGCAACTCTTAGTTTTGTGGCCCAAAATAAGATTGATTCTTTAAATTTAGACGAGTTCTGCAACTGCACTGATCACATCCCAGCAACCATTGCAGTGGTAGGAGCTGCTGGATCTGCAGTCTCAACAGCTGTTGCAAACTTACTAGGACTTTTTTACATTCCTCAG ATCAGCTATGCGTCTTCTAGCCGCCTACTGAGCAACAAGAATCAGTACAAATCCTTCATGAGAACCATTCCCACAGACGAGTTCCAGGCCACAGCCATGGCAGACATCATTGAGTACTTCCAGTGGAACTGGGTCATTGCTGTGGCCTCAGACGACGACTACGGGCGACCAGGGattgaaaagtttgagaaggAGATGGAGGAACGAGACATCTGCATTCATCTCAATGAACTCATTTCCCAGTACTTTGAAGAACATGAAATCCAGGCTATGGCAGACAGGATCGAGAACTCATCAGCTAAAGTCATTGTTGTGTTTGCTAGCGGACCAGATATTGAACCTTTGATTAAAGAGATGGTCAAAAGAAACATCACAGATCGTATCTGGTTAGCAAGTGAAGCCTGGGCAAGCTCCTCTCTTATTGCTAGACCTGAGTATCTTGATGTTGTTGCTGGGACTATTGGCTTTGCTCTAAAGGCAGGGCACATACCTGGTTTTAGAGATTTCCTACAACAAGTCCAACCTAAGAAGGACAGCCATAATGAGTTTGTCAGAGAGTTCTGGGAAGAAACCTTTAACTGTTACCTGGAGGACAGCCCCAGACTGCAGGAATCTGAGAATGGAAGCACAACATTCAGGCCTTTGTGCACTGGAGAGGAAGACATCACAAGTGTTGAGACGCCCTACCTGGACCACACCCATCTTCGTATCTCCTACAATGTCTATGTCGCAGTTTATTCCATTGCACAAGCCCTGCAGGACATACTCACCTGCACACCTGgacatggactttttgccaACAATTCTTGTGCAGATATAAAGAAAATGGAAGCATGGCAG gtcctgaagcagctcaGACATCTGAACTACACCAACAGTATGGGTGAAAAGATAAACTTTGGAGAGAATGCAGACTTGGCAGCAAACTACACCCTCATAAACTGGCACAGGTCTACCGAGGATGGCTCAGTGGTGTTTGAGGAGGTGGGGTACTACAATATACACACCAAGAGAGGGGCCAAACTGTTCATCGACAAAACAAAGATCCTGTGGAATGGATACAGTTCAGAG GTGCCGTTCTCTAACTGCAGTGAGGACTGTGAACCTGGTACAAGAAAGGGGATCATAGACAGCATGCCTACATGCTGCTTTGAATGCACTGAGTGCTCAGATGGAGAGTACAGCAATCATAAAG ATGCTAGTGTTTGCAACAAGTGTCCGAATAACTCCTGGTCCAATGGGAATCACACGTTCTGCTTTCTAAAGGAAATCGAGTTCTTGTCATGGACAGAACCATTTGGGATAGCTTTGGCCATATGTGCGGTAGTCGGCGTTGTCCTGACAGCCTTTGTGATGGGAGTCTTTGTCAAGTTTCGTAACACTCCAATAGTAAAGGCCACAAACCGGGAACTGTCCTACGTGCTTCTCTTCTCCCTCATCTGTTGCTTCTCTAGCTCTCTCATCTTCATCGGAGAACCCCAGGATTGGACGTGCCGTTTGCGACAGCCTGCCTTTGGGATCAGTTTTGTCCTCTGTATCTCCTGCATCCTGGTGAAAACTAACAGAGTTCTTTTGGTATTCGAAGCCAAGATCCCTACAAGCCTCCATCGTAAATGGTGGGGGTTAAACCTGCAGTTTCTGCTGGTGTTTCTGTGCACGTTTGTCCAAGTCATGATATGTGTGGTCTGGCTGTACAACGCCCCTCCTTCAAGCTACAAGAACCACGACATTGATGAGATCATTTTCATCACTTGTAATGAAGGTTCTGTGATGGCTCTTGGCTTTCTCATTGGGTACACCTGCCTCCTTGCTGCaatatgtttcttttttgctttcAAGTCACGCAAACTTCCAGAAAACTTCACAGAGGCCAAGTTCATCACCTTCAGCATGCTCATCTTCTTTATTGTTTGGATCTCTTTTATTCCTGCATACTTCAGTACTTACGGCAAGTTTGTTTCAGCCGTGGAGGTCATTGCTATCCTGGCTTCTAGTTTTGGGATGCTGGCTTGCATCTTCTTCAATAAAGTCTACATCATCCTCTTCAAACCGTGCAGGAACACCATCGAGGAAGTCCGTTGCAGCACCGCAGCCCATGCTTTCAAAGTGGCTGCAAAAGCAACGCTGAAACACAACTCAGCTGCAAGGAAGAAGTCCAGCAGCATCGGAGGGTCCTCTACCTCATCTCCGTCCTCGTCCATCAGCCTGAAGACCAATGGCAATGATTGTGACCCTGGAAAGCACAAGCCCAGAGTGAGCTTTGGCAGTGGAACAGTGACTCTGTCTTTGAGCTTTGAGGAGTCGAGGAGAAGCTCTCTGATGTGA